DNA sequence from the Halogranum gelatinilyticum genome:
CGCACTGACTTGCGGGCACCTTTGAACTCGTCACCAGCGGCGTCGTGTTCCCGTGGCTCCATCACGACCTCGATGTACGACTTGCGACGGTCGAGTTCGCCCTCCGTCGAGAATTCGAGCGTGTTGTCGATGTTGAGGTCTTTCGACTGGCCCTGCTTGACCCGGACCCAGTTGTTCGAGTCGGCCCCCCACGAGTCGAGTCCGATGATCGGCTGGCTGTTCGACCCGTCCTTCGAGTAGGCCCTGCCGCCGACGAAGATGCTCCCGTACAACTCCTCGGTGTTCTTGCTTCCGACGACGTCGTTTGCGGTCACGACGCGGATGTCGAAGTTGTGGACGCGGAACCGACGCGTCTTCGGCCGGCAGGTTCGCGCGTTGTACGTCGTCGAGAGGTAGACGTTCGCCGTCTGCAACCCGCTGAGATACTTGGTCTGGTACGCGACCGGCGCGCCCGGCGAGTCCGAGGGGCTGTACGTCGCACCGCGTTGTATCCAGTCACCGATGGCCGCCGCCGCACCAGTGTCGCCGTAGCCGCTGATGAGTTTGCTCGCCGACGACGCGCTGCCGCCGAGGACGTTGATGTTGACTTTCGTGTTCTTCAACACCTGCTTGTCTGCCGTAGACAGGTCGGCCTCGACCTTGTTGAGTCCGGACTTCACCGCGACGTCGAGTGCGGTTTCGACCTCCTGATAGGTGTACTTGGACTCGACACTGAAGAACAGGAGGCGGCCGTACGACACGTTGTTGACGATGACGTCGTTCTTCCGGAGGTAGCTCATATCGCTCACGACGCCGTTACCGGCAGGGTTCGGCAACGAGACACTGATGTCGTAGTACTTCTGTGAGAACGTCGCCAGGAGCTTGTTCGTCTCTGTCGTCTGCGTGAAGTCGAAACTGCCCGAGACGTCCACGGAGGGGTTGCTGAAGTGAGCACCCAGTTCGACGTCGAGTTGGTCCTTCGAGTAGATTCGTTGTTTCTCGTAGCTCATCACAGCCGGCGTCGCACCCGAGCCGACACGGTCGAGAATCTCGTTTCGCGCGGTCCGAACTGCGCCGAGTGAGGGTGTCTGGACCGTCTTGGTGTTCGTCCCGTCGATGTTTGCGAGCGAAATCGACAGCTGGAGCGGGTTCCGGATCGTCTGTGTCGAGACGCCGCCACGGCGTTGTGAGGTCAACGCCGGCGCGAACGAGCCGTCGGCGATGGACGCCGCGGTCAGCAGTGCTCCCGGATAGACCTCCGTCATCGACGGGTTCAACAGGAACACGTCGGACCCGCCGGTCGTCGCGGTCTTCTTGCGAACGGTACAGACCATCCCGTCGTTCTCCGTCGTCGACGACTCGCCCTGACTGGTCGTCTCCGTTTGCTTCTGGTCCGGTGTGACTTCGACTGAGACTGCTCCGCTGTTCGTCGTCGCTGATGGAGGGTCACTCGACGTCTCGCTCGACGTGGTCAAGTCGACGTTCAACACTGAGGGGTCGATTAACGACCGGTTAAGCTGGCTGACCACCGACGGATCGAAGGTGATGTTCCTGTTCGTCGGCGGGCCGCCACAGGTCCCGTCTGCGAGACACGGTGGGGGGTCGAACGACGGCGTCTCGTCGGCCACCTGGCTGTTCGGGGTGGTCGTCGTTGTGGTCGTCGGTGACGCCGTCGAGGTTGAGGCCGCTGGTGTCGCGGTCGTCGGCTCCTCAGTCGTCGGTGCCTGGGTCGGGGTTGCCGTCGCAGTCGCGGTCGGCTCACGCGTCCGCGTTCGAGTGACGGGCGTCGGCTGCGGTGTCGACTGACCGGAACCCGTGCTCCCCGAGAACGGGGTGTCGATTGAGACGCTACAGCCCGCGAGGGAAGCGGAAAGCAGTCCGCTTACTGTCGCAAGTAGTGTCCGCCGTCGGACGGACGTCTCGCTGCTCTCGTCGCTCATGTGTGGACTCCCGGATGTCGTTCGCGTTCCGATTCATTCTCGTGAACCGAACTGTCTGGAATCATAGTCAGTTCAGCCTACACATTCTCGGATTTCGGCTAAGTTCCCGACGCTAATTACTTCGTGCCGGGATCGCGAGGAGGTGGAAAACACCCTGTTCAGCCTCGAAGGCGCGTGTTCGTCCGGACATCACTCACGGCCGTCACGATCCGTCGCGTCGTTCGACGTACCACGTCATCAGTTTCCCTTGGGCCTTCCGAAGGTGGCTGTGGAACGTCGACGGGGCGATGTCCATGGCGGCAGCGACGTCTTCGGCAGTGCTGTCACGCGGCCACTCGAAGTAGCCGGCGTCGTAGGCGGCGTCGACCGACTCGCGTTGTCGAGGTGTCAGCCCGGCGTCGACGGTAGACGGTTCCGGTTGTGCCGGCTCGACTGGAGCGCGCTGTTGCTTCGATGCGAGTTTGACGTCGCCAGCCGTCTGGTGAAGCGCGTCGGTGAGCGTCCGAACGCTCGACCCGCTCGCCGTCTCGACGACGAGCCGTTCTGATCCGTCCGACGCGACGCTGTCGACGACGTTCGCTCCGTGAGCAATCGCGATCGCGAGCGGTGTCGTGCCGTCGAGGTGGAGTTCGATAGTCGACCGGTTCGGTACGCGTGATGCGGCTTCGACGGTGGGCCTCGCGTCGAGGTCGGAAACCACCGTTTCAGGCTCGCTGCCGATGACATCGACGTATGCGAGCACGGCCGACGCGTCCAGCGGTACGGTCGATGTGACCGCCAGTTCGGCGTCGCCGTCCTGGGTGACCGCTGCAAGCGGCGACCCTGCAGGGCCGATATCGTAGCCGAGTTCGACGACGGTGTCGGAGACGAGCGTCTGTCTCGTCTCGACGGCGTTCAGTGCCATGCCGACCGTCTCGGCGAGCTCTTCGAGGAGTTCGACCTCAGGTTCGGGGAATCCCCCGCGTCTGTCGGTCCGAACACGGAGCGAGCCGTACACGGTCGTCCCGAAGCGCACGGGTACGGTGAGTTGTGCCGTCTCCTCGTCGGCGTCGTACTGTGTCTCTCGAACGGCCTCGTCGACGACGGTCGCGTCGGTGTACCGACTGGTCGTTCGCAACTGGTTCGCGACACCAGCTTCGACCGCAGCCGTGGTCCGAGAGCTTACGAGCACCTGACCGACGTTCCGGAGGATGCGGTTGATTTCGTCCAGTTCGATCAGTTCCGTCTGGCGACGTTCGAGTTCGGCCAGTCGCTCCTCTCGGTCGGTGACGTCGTGAAACCGATACATCGTCCCGACAGCGTGACCCCCGGAATCCG
Encoded proteins:
- a CDS encoding histidine kinase N-terminal 7TM domain-containing protein, yielding MGFATTLVHVTLLSTSAVLTAWLAVVGWRRRDRPAAKPFVGLMVVATIWSLAYAGGLLTPTRGGRVLWEQLQWIGIAFVPLFLVLFFAEYTGFETLRRPLTMSVLSVVPTLTLCLVWTNSWHHLIWTDTVLVRANGVVIAHQEFGPWYWVNLLYTYLLTGGGLFLLLHAVRESRSLLAPPQSLLAVGIGLPFVVNLASVLGYQPIDGLDMTPYVFGLTGLAFSRAIFGYDLFDRPPSVLKLGRLSALEHVGDAIVVTDTGDSVVYHNPAATEVLGNRTSTGRDIDDFLHPVPVPGDEPVVSHIADRIFEIQSATIADSGGHAVGTMYRFHDVTDREERLAELERRQTELIELDEINRILRNVGQVLVSSRTTAAVEAGVANQLRTTSRYTDATVVDEAVRETQYDADEETAQLTVPVRFGTTVYGSLRVRTDRRGGFPEPEVELLEELAETVGMALNAVETRQTLVSDTVVELGYDIGPAGSPLAAVTQDGDAELAVTSTVPLDASAVLAYVDVIGSEPETVVSDLDARPTVEAASRVPNRSTIELHLDGTTPLAIAIAHGANVVDSVASDGSERLVVETASGSSVRTLTDALHQTAGDVKLASKQQRAPVEPAQPEPSTVDAGLTPRQRESVDAAYDAGYFEWPRDSTAEDVAAAMDIAPSTFHSHLRKAQGKLMTWYVERRDGS
- a CDS encoding thiol-activated cytolysin family protein gives rise to the protein MLNVDLTTSSETSSDPPSATTNSGAVSVEVTPDQKQTETTSQGESSTTENDGMVCTVRKKTATTGGSDVFLLNPSMTEVYPGALLTAASIADGSFAPALTSQRRGGVSTQTIRNPLQLSISLANIDGTNTKTVQTPSLGAVRTARNEILDRVGSGATPAVMSYEKQRIYSKDQLDVELGAHFSNPSVDVSGSFDFTQTTETNKLLATFSQKYYDISVSLPNPAGNGVVSDMSYLRKNDVIVNNVSYGRLLFFSVESKYTYQEVETALDVAVKSGLNKVEADLSTADKQVLKNTKVNINVLGGSASSASKLISGYGDTGAAAAIGDWIQRGATYSPSDSPGAPVAYQTKYLSGLQTANVYLSTTYNARTCRPKTRRFRVHNFDIRVVTANDVVGSKNTEELYGSIFVGGRAYSKDGSNSQPIIGLDSWGADSNNWVRVKQGQSKDLNIDNTLEFSTEGELDRRKSYIEVVMEPREHDAAGDEFKGARKSVRWFLSESPSDPDRAGSGRGRFKKRFADRGTEIEITFDITPLPPR